A single genomic interval of Camelina sativa cultivar DH55 chromosome 11, Cs, whole genome shotgun sequence harbors:
- the LOC104723814 gene encoding xyloglucan endotransglucosylase/hydrolase protein 15-like, protein MGQNSSLTIVVATVLLMSMVGSAYSGNFFNEFDLTWGDHRGKIFNGGNMLSLSLDRVSGSGFKSKKEYLFGRIDMQLKLVAGNSAGTVTAYYKLSSQGATHDEIDFEFLGNETGKPYVLHTNVFAQGKGNREQQFYLWFDPTKNFHTYSIVWRPQHIIFLVDNLPIRVFNNAEKLGAPFPKSQPMRIYSSLWNADDWATRGGLVKTDWSKAPFTAYYRGFNAAACTVSSGCDPKFKRSFGDGKLQVANELNAYGRRRLRWVQKYFMIYNYCSDLKRFPRGFPPECKKSRV, encoded by the exons ATGGGTCAAAACTCAAGCCTCACCATCGTCGTGGCGACTGTTCTGCTGATGTCCATGGTCGGTTCTGCTTACTCAGGCAACTTCTTCAACGAGTTCGACCTCACGTGGGGTGACCACAGGGGTAAAATCTTCAACGGAGGAAATATGTTGTCTTTGTCACTGGACCGGGTTTCCGGGTCAGGTTTCAAATCCAAGAAAGAGTATTTGTTCGGTCGGATCGATATGCAGCTCAAACTCGTCGCCGGAAACTCCGCCGGCACCGTCACCGCTTACTAC AAGTTGTCGTCACAAGGAGCAACACATGATGAGATAGATTTTGAGTTTCTTGGGAATGAGACAGGGAAGCCTTATGTTCTTCACACCAATGTCTTTGCTCAAGGGAAAGGAAACAGAGAGCAACAGTTTTATCTCTGGTTCGATCCAACCAAGAACTTTCACACTTACTCCATTGTCTGGAGACCCCAACACATCAT ATTCTTGGTCGACAATTTACCCATTAGAGTGTTCAACAATGCAGAGAAGCTAGGTGCTCCTTTCCCAAAGAGCCAACCCATGAGGATTTACTCGAGCCTGTGGAATGCAGATGATTGGGCCACGAGAGGTGGCTTGGTCAAGACTGACTGGTCTAAGGCTCCTTTCACAGCTTACTACAGAGGATTCAACGCTGCGGCTTGCACCGTCTCTTCAGGATGTGACCCTAAATTCAAGCGTTCTTTTGGTGATGGTAAATTGCAGGTAGCGAACGAGCTCAATGCTTATGGCAGGAGGAGACTCAGATGGGTTCAGAAGTACTTCATGATCTACAATTATTGCTCTGATCTCAAAAGGTTCCCTCGTGGATTCCCACCAGAATGCAAGAAGTCCAGAGTCTGA
- the LOC104723815 gene encoding uncharacterized protein LOC104723815, with amino-acid sequence MAAESDYTIKKRMRFSSSSVRGTTSKSLMASKLRNHSNRSTVRFSPAVSHIGNRFLTDLRHQHASPPLSDKIVTKMPRACPRVTVRNLCLRRISSSPSSISSDWDFHVKGQNQTKELNVESPCDSPNANVVRIGSNDIIEVVECSQTTSPDSEMFTSVAGCIRQEIDGVSLKNVGVKLGNKIIRHPEKIFKNPGSVSYRRLLPYLKEAADDTRSRDADTKNERDELMVGDDRLSPTGSVLLSPNSFVEPPAQNVHGNISPFKKTTSSSATKKIPLCSKRKLFKVPGSVNYKRMLSYLRDSSEDNPGTTETSKHIDPQKNIEKNAPAIENKGAAAEAKDLNTYSNDVETPLSDLEKEQETQTFVSSI; translated from the exons ATGGCGGCGGAGTCAGATTATACCATAAAGAAGAGAATgcgattttcttcttcttcagttcgAGGTACCACATCTAAGAGCCTTATGGCAAGCAAATTAAGGAATCATAGCAACCGCTCCACCGTTCGATTCTCACCAGCTGTGTCTCACATCGGAAACCGATTTCTCACGGATCTTCGTCACCAACATGCGTCGCCACCTCTCAGCGATAAAATTGTTACTAAAATGCCTCGGGCGTGTCCTCGTGTAACGGTGAGGAATCTGTGTCTCAGACGCATATCCTCCTCCCCGAGTTCGATTTCTAGCGATTGGGACTTTCATGTGAAAGGGCAAAATCAAACCAAGGAGCTAAATGTGGAATCTCCTTGCGATTCTCCCAATGCTAACG TTGTGAGAATAGGAAGCAATGATATTATAGAAGTAGTGGAATGCTCACAAACGACGTCACCGGATTCAGAAATGTTCACTAGTGTAGCAGGTTGTATCCGCCAAGAGATTGATGGAGTCTCTCTGAAGAACGTTGGTGTCAAACTCGGCAACAAAATT ATTCGTCATCCGGAGAAGATTTTCAAGAATCCTGGTTCTGTGAGCTATAGGAGATTGCTTCCTTACTTGAAGGAAGCTGCTGATGATACTAGATCTAGAGATGCTGACACAAAGAACGAAAGAGATGAATTGATGGTAGGAGATGACCGGCTCTCTCCAACCGGGTCTGTTTTGCTATCTCCCAATAGCTTTGTTGAACCACCAGCACAAAACGTACATGGAAACATTAGCCCTTTCAAGAAGACGACTTCTTCTAGTGCCACCAAAAAAATTCCT TTGTGCTCCAAGCGCAAGCTATTTAAAGTGCCAGGTTCTGTTAATTACAAAAGAATGCTTTCATATCTCAGAGATAGCTCAGAGGATAATCCTG GGACGACTGAAACCAGTAAACATATAGATCCTCAGaagaatatagaaaaaaatgctCCAGCCATTGAGAATAAAGGGGCAGCAGCTGAAGCTAAAGATTTGAATACATACTCTAACGATGTTGAGACGCCGCTCTCTGATCTGGAGAAAGAACAGGAAACTCAAACTTTTGTTAGCTCAATTTAG